A region of Hemiscyllium ocellatum isolate sHemOce1 chromosome 38 unlocalized genomic scaffold, sHemOce1.pat.X.cur. SUPER_38_unloc_7, whole genome shotgun sequence DNA encodes the following proteins:
- the LOC132808793 gene encoding complement C1q tumor necrosis factor-related protein 3-like, translating to MAGIRKVMWLLVIPCHVFSRTSSPSGNCTGLSEITFEELLLAVSQSKQVSALSMRIADLEKKLGDLQKYVPRVIFSAYVSDRRDPEVQKPILYDQVTVNQGQGYDPATGTFSAPVTGIYQFTYSLLGKTDSLDTAIHLVVNQERVNYIHSVLKADQAQTASVTVILSLNVGDRVWVTLEQGGVWTEQRAISFQGLLLSAV from the exons ATGGCAGGGATCAGGAAG GTGATGTGGCTGTTGGTGATTCCTTGTCACGTCTTCAGCCGGACGTCCTCACCCTCTGGGAATTGTACCGGTCTCTCGGAG ATAACGTTCGAGGAGTTACTCCTGGCTGTGAGTCAATCCAAGCAGGTCAGTGCTCTGAGCATGAGGATCGCGGATTTGGAAAAAAAGCTGGGCGATCTCCAGAAAT ATGTTCCGAGGGTGATCTTCAGTGCCTATGTTTCTGATCGGAGGGACCCCGAGGTACAGAAACCCATCCTCTATGACCAGGTGACGGTGAACCAGGGTCAGGGGTATGACCCAGCGACCGGGACGTTCTCTGCCCCTGTGACCGGCATATACCAGTTCACCTACTCCCTGCTGGGCAAGACCGACTCACTGGACACAGCGATACACCTCGTGGTCAATCAGGAACGGGTGAATTACATCCACAGCGTCCTGAAAGCAGACCAGGCACAGACAGCATCTGTCACAGTCATCCTCTCCCTCAACGTGGGAGACAGAGTCTGGGTCACTCTGGAGCAGGGAGGGGTCTGGACTGAacagagggccatcagcttccagggactgctgctctcagCTGTGTAG